One genomic window of Elaeis guineensis isolate ETL-2024a chromosome 2, EG11, whole genome shotgun sequence includes the following:
- the LOC105043716 gene encoding uncharacterized protein At4g18490 isoform X1 has product MADSQKGAASTSFAQKKSPLDEDFGNDFLSSWSSAKMGKDAIDFDVESVPRIGKKSFNFDKLDDFELGSDFDKLSSFKMDISDLDFSSPVNKTEKTTEKSSKEFLLGKQESKKDKFAFSFDFNELDKFDLDSKLVKGEKKLSKCMDDIEPDCSIKLDKGIDSRCNSIMNGTKIIPNKENMATSKPAHFTEPGMVDNANPSISNLGHYDVCPEAQTSTGKQTVFGEKENHIIQQHIEKADGKCPIKPNSEKAPQDFALLSVSGDGSTQAKVHQAQAEFVTLVSAKENIARDQESSMKSVDSSQSRNSSPTNSYSSRCWMPKSKAESLNTSHKFQKHEGNQSEVSGSTITCSESNPDRKDVKNSFVSQKHAPAMKNTGEKQGQRSNFLRLPSNKVSRLVQSLSTKEKGASALQLRSVNTSKGSLSQPTTASTLNHLHGLQNKKVEIMHLYPTSIKRESKPNDELTQNLEGGILKSDDPSLKTSVPFLLESERSNKDHDTSHFQLHPSHLHEMTTASNCAKSVSPNLVSGYAPLKGFKNISFEGKDITPKDDKKCDISSLMTSRRTKVNNRIPNSMMQKEIKSVRFLEGNLTPKVADTVIIEKRALLSPPLKRKTLEEAKADVKTLKPLKRIMDSSTERRKPSEASPKFDNELAPETQKLEAPHSNVSVDNGTPLNCVPEVGSMMDFEVHVLIENDGNVEKAEASVKELDGICNMLKKKHEEAKELLVRAIVNNNALLMLNHPMFEEKISLHIFDLFPFFFLFSYFFNQKLVYLHYQYIRALWRFAKSLQSEY; this is encoded by the exons ATGGCAGATTCACAAAAAGGAGCTGCTTCAACTTCTTTCGCCCAGAAGAAAAGCCCTTTAG ATGAAGATTTTGGAAATGATTTCCTTAGCTCTTGGTCATCAGCAAAAATGGGAAAGGATGCAATAGATTTTGATGTGGAATCAGTTCCTCGGATTGGGAAAAAATCCTTTAACTTTGACAAATT GGACGACTTTGAGCTTGGCAGTGACTTTGACAAACTATCATCATTCAAAATGGACATTTCTGATCTGGACTTCTCTAGCCCAGTGAACAAGACTGAAAAGACCACTGAAAAGTCTTCCAAAGAATTTCTTCTGGGAAAGCAGGAATCAAAAAAAGACAAATTCGccttttcttttgattttaatgA GTTGGATAAGTTTGATCTTGACTCGAAGTTGGTGAAAGGAGAAAAGAAGCTTAGTAAATGCATGGATGATATTGAACCTGACTGTTCTATAAAGCTTGACAAGGGCATAGATTCCAGATGTAATTCAATCATGAATGGAACTAAGATAATAccaaataaagaaaatatggccACTTCAAAACCTGCTCATTTTACCGAGCCTGGCATGGTAGATAATGCTAACCCTTCCATCTCAAATCTTGGGCATTATGATGTCTGTCCTGAAGCACAGACATCTACTGGGAAGCAAACTGTTTTTGGAGAAAAAGAAAATCATATTATTCAGCAGCACATAGAAAAAGCAGATGGAAAATGCCCCATAAAACCAAATTCTGAAAAAGCTCCCCAAGATTTTGCTCTCCTCTCTGTATCTGGTGATGGTTCAACGCAAGCAAAAGTTCATCAAGCTCAAGCAGAATTTGTTACTTTGGTTTCTGCAAAAGAAAATATAGCCAGAGACCAAGAGAGTAGTATGAAATCAGTAGATAGTTCACAATCCAGGAATTCTAGCCCTACGAATTCATATAGCTCAAGATGTTGGATGCCAAAAAGTAAAGCAGAATCACTGAATACTAGTCACAAGTTCCAGAAACATGAAGGGAACCAAAGTGAGGTTTCTGGATCAACCATAACTTGTAGTGAATCAAATCCAGATCGAAAAGACGTCAAAAACTCTTTTGTCTCACAGAAACATGCTCCTGCAATGAAGAATACTGGAGAGAAGCAGGGCCAAAGGTCTAATTTTCTTCGATTACCATCGAATAA GGTTTCCAGATTAGTTCAGTCCCTGTCAACAAAAGAGAAAGGAGCATCTGCTTTACAATTAAGGTCTGTCAACACTTCAAAAGGCAGTCTATCTCAACCAACTACAGCATCAACTCTAAACCATCTTCATGGTTTGCAGAACAAGAAAGTGGAAATTATGCATTTGTATCCTACAAGTATAAAAAG AGAATCCAAGCCAAATGATGAACTAACTCAAAATCTAGAGGGTGGCATTTTGAAGTCTGATGATCCATCTTTAAAAACAAGTGTGCCATTTCTCTTGGAAAGTGAACGAAGTAATAAAGACCATGATACTTCTCA TTTCCAACTTCATCCTTCCCACTTGCATGAGATGACTACTGCAAGTAACTGTGCAAAGAGTGTGTCTCCTAATCTTGTTTCAGGCTATGCACCTTTAAAAGGCTTCAAGAACATCTCCTTTGAAGGGAAAGATATCACTCCAAAAGATGACAAAAAATGTGATATATCTAGCTTGATGACTTCAAG GAGAACAAAAGTAAACAACAGGATTCCAAATTCCATGATGCAGAAAGAAATAAAATCAGTAAGATTTTTGGAGGGAAACTTAACCCCTAAGGTGGCCGACACTGTTATCATAGAGAAACGTGCACTGTTAAGCCCACCTTTAAAGCGCAAGACACTAGAG GAAGCAAAAGCAGATGTAAAGACTTTAAAGCCATTAAAACGTATTATGGACTCTTCTACTGAAAGAAG GAAACCATCAGAAGCATCCCCAAAATTTGACAATGAGTTG GCTCCAGAAACTCAAAAGCTGGAAGCTCCTCACAGCAATGTGTCTGTTGACAATGGAACTCCTCTGAATTGTGTTCCTGAGGTGGGAAGCATGATGGATTTTGAAGTCCATGTACTGATAGAAAATGATGGAAATGTGGAAAAAGCTGAAGCCTCTGTAAAGGAACTTGATGGT ATCTGCAACATGCTCAAAAAGAAGCATGAAGAAGCCAAGGAATTACTAGTTCGTGCTATTGTAAACAACAACGCACTGCTGATGCTGAACCATCCCATGTTCGAGGAGAAGATATCCTTGCATATCTTTGatttatttcctttttttttccttttctcctatttttttaaCCAGAAACTTGTTTACCTTCACTATCAGTACATCCGTGCCCTTTGGAGGTTCGCTAAGAGCCTGCAGTCTGAGTACTGA
- the LOC105043716 gene encoding uncharacterized protein At4g18490 isoform X2, producing MADSQKGAASTSFAQKKSPLDEDFGNDFLSSWSSAKMGKDAIDFDVESVPRIGKKSFNFDKLDDFELGSDFDKLSSFKMDISDLDFSSPVNKTEKTTEKSSKEFLLGKQESKKDKFAFSFDFNELDKFDLDSKLVKGEKKLSKCMDDIEPDCSIKLDKGIDSRCNSIMNGTKIIPNKENMATSKPAHFTEPGMVDNANPSISNLGHYDVCPEAQTSTGKQTVFGEKENHIIQQHIEKADGKCPIKPNSEKAPQDFALLSVSGDGSTQAKVHQAQAEFVTLVSAKENIARDQESSMKSVDSSQSRNSSPTNSYSSRCWMPKSKAESLNTSHKFQKHEGNQSEVSGSTITCSESNPDRKDVKNSFVSQKHAPAMKNTGEKQGQRVSRLVQSLSTKEKGASALQLRSVNTSKGSLSQPTTASTLNHLHGLQNKKVEIMHLYPTSIKRESKPNDELTQNLEGGILKSDDPSLKTSVPFLLESERSNKDHDTSHFQLHPSHLHEMTTASNCAKSVSPNLVSGYAPLKGFKNISFEGKDITPKDDKKCDISSLMTSRRTKVNNRIPNSMMQKEIKSVRFLEGNLTPKVADTVIIEKRALLSPPLKRKTLEEAKADVKTLKPLKRIMDSSTERRKPSEASPKFDNELAPETQKLEAPHSNVSVDNGTPLNCVPEVGSMMDFEVHVLIENDGNVEKAEASVKELDGICNMLKKKHEEAKELLVRAIVNNNALLMLNHPMFEEKISLHIFDLFPFFFLFSYFFNQKLVYLHYQYIRALWRFAKSLQSEY from the exons ATGGCAGATTCACAAAAAGGAGCTGCTTCAACTTCTTTCGCCCAGAAGAAAAGCCCTTTAG ATGAAGATTTTGGAAATGATTTCCTTAGCTCTTGGTCATCAGCAAAAATGGGAAAGGATGCAATAGATTTTGATGTGGAATCAGTTCCTCGGATTGGGAAAAAATCCTTTAACTTTGACAAATT GGACGACTTTGAGCTTGGCAGTGACTTTGACAAACTATCATCATTCAAAATGGACATTTCTGATCTGGACTTCTCTAGCCCAGTGAACAAGACTGAAAAGACCACTGAAAAGTCTTCCAAAGAATTTCTTCTGGGAAAGCAGGAATCAAAAAAAGACAAATTCGccttttcttttgattttaatgA GTTGGATAAGTTTGATCTTGACTCGAAGTTGGTGAAAGGAGAAAAGAAGCTTAGTAAATGCATGGATGATATTGAACCTGACTGTTCTATAAAGCTTGACAAGGGCATAGATTCCAGATGTAATTCAATCATGAATGGAACTAAGATAATAccaaataaagaaaatatggccACTTCAAAACCTGCTCATTTTACCGAGCCTGGCATGGTAGATAATGCTAACCCTTCCATCTCAAATCTTGGGCATTATGATGTCTGTCCTGAAGCACAGACATCTACTGGGAAGCAAACTGTTTTTGGAGAAAAAGAAAATCATATTATTCAGCAGCACATAGAAAAAGCAGATGGAAAATGCCCCATAAAACCAAATTCTGAAAAAGCTCCCCAAGATTTTGCTCTCCTCTCTGTATCTGGTGATGGTTCAACGCAAGCAAAAGTTCATCAAGCTCAAGCAGAATTTGTTACTTTGGTTTCTGCAAAAGAAAATATAGCCAGAGACCAAGAGAGTAGTATGAAATCAGTAGATAGTTCACAATCCAGGAATTCTAGCCCTACGAATTCATATAGCTCAAGATGTTGGATGCCAAAAAGTAAAGCAGAATCACTGAATACTAGTCACAAGTTCCAGAAACATGAAGGGAACCAAAGTGAGGTTTCTGGATCAACCATAACTTGTAGTGAATCAAATCCAGATCGAAAAGACGTCAAAAACTCTTTTGTCTCACAGAAACATGCTCCTGCAATGAAGAATACTGGAGAGAAGCAGGGCCAAAG GGTTTCCAGATTAGTTCAGTCCCTGTCAACAAAAGAGAAAGGAGCATCTGCTTTACAATTAAGGTCTGTCAACACTTCAAAAGGCAGTCTATCTCAACCAACTACAGCATCAACTCTAAACCATCTTCATGGTTTGCAGAACAAGAAAGTGGAAATTATGCATTTGTATCCTACAAGTATAAAAAG AGAATCCAAGCCAAATGATGAACTAACTCAAAATCTAGAGGGTGGCATTTTGAAGTCTGATGATCCATCTTTAAAAACAAGTGTGCCATTTCTCTTGGAAAGTGAACGAAGTAATAAAGACCATGATACTTCTCA TTTCCAACTTCATCCTTCCCACTTGCATGAGATGACTACTGCAAGTAACTGTGCAAAGAGTGTGTCTCCTAATCTTGTTTCAGGCTATGCACCTTTAAAAGGCTTCAAGAACATCTCCTTTGAAGGGAAAGATATCACTCCAAAAGATGACAAAAAATGTGATATATCTAGCTTGATGACTTCAAG GAGAACAAAAGTAAACAACAGGATTCCAAATTCCATGATGCAGAAAGAAATAAAATCAGTAAGATTTTTGGAGGGAAACTTAACCCCTAAGGTGGCCGACACTGTTATCATAGAGAAACGTGCACTGTTAAGCCCACCTTTAAAGCGCAAGACACTAGAG GAAGCAAAAGCAGATGTAAAGACTTTAAAGCCATTAAAACGTATTATGGACTCTTCTACTGAAAGAAG GAAACCATCAGAAGCATCCCCAAAATTTGACAATGAGTTG GCTCCAGAAACTCAAAAGCTGGAAGCTCCTCACAGCAATGTGTCTGTTGACAATGGAACTCCTCTGAATTGTGTTCCTGAGGTGGGAAGCATGATGGATTTTGAAGTCCATGTACTGATAGAAAATGATGGAAATGTGGAAAAAGCTGAAGCCTCTGTAAAGGAACTTGATGGT ATCTGCAACATGCTCAAAAAGAAGCATGAAGAAGCCAAGGAATTACTAGTTCGTGCTATTGTAAACAACAACGCACTGCTGATGCTGAACCATCCCATGTTCGAGGAGAAGATATCCTTGCATATCTTTGatttatttcctttttttttccttttctcctatttttttaaCCAGAAACTTGTTTACCTTCACTATCAGTACATCCGTGCCCTTTGGAGGTTCGCTAAGAGCCTGCAGTCTGAGTACTGA
- the LOC105043716 gene encoding uncharacterized protein At4g18490 isoform X3: protein MADSQKGAASTSFAQKKSPLDEDFGNDFLSSWSSAKMGKDAIDFDVESVPRIGKKSFNFDKLDDFELGSDFDKLSSFKMDISDLDFSSPVNKTEKTTEKSSKEFLLGKQESKKDKFAFSFDFNELDKFDLDSKLVKGEKKLSKCMDDIEPDCSIKLDKGIDSRCNSIMNGTKIIPNKENMATSKPAHFTEPGMVDNANPSISNLGHYDVCPEAQTSTGKQTVFGEKENHIIQQHIEKADGKCPIKPNSEKAPQDFALLSVSGDGSTQAKVHQAQAEFVTLVSAKENIARDQESSMKSVDSSQSRNSSPTNSYSSRCWMPKSKAESLNTSHKFQKHEGNQSEVSGSTITCSESNPDRKDVKNSFVSQKHAPAMKNTGEKQGQRSNFLRLPSNKVSRLVQSLSTKEKGASALQLRSVNTSKGSLSQPTTASTLNHLHGLQNKKVEIMHLYPTSIKSFQLHPSHLHEMTTASNCAKSVSPNLVSGYAPLKGFKNISFEGKDITPKDDKKCDISSLMTSRRTKVNNRIPNSMMQKEIKSVRFLEGNLTPKVADTVIIEKRALLSPPLKRKTLEEAKADVKTLKPLKRIMDSSTERRKPSEASPKFDNELAPETQKLEAPHSNVSVDNGTPLNCVPEVGSMMDFEVHVLIENDGNVEKAEASVKELDGICNMLKKKHEEAKELLVRAIVNNNALLMLNHPMFEEKISLHIFDLFPFFFLFSYFFNQKLVYLHYQYIRALWRFAKSLQSEY, encoded by the exons ATGGCAGATTCACAAAAAGGAGCTGCTTCAACTTCTTTCGCCCAGAAGAAAAGCCCTTTAG ATGAAGATTTTGGAAATGATTTCCTTAGCTCTTGGTCATCAGCAAAAATGGGAAAGGATGCAATAGATTTTGATGTGGAATCAGTTCCTCGGATTGGGAAAAAATCCTTTAACTTTGACAAATT GGACGACTTTGAGCTTGGCAGTGACTTTGACAAACTATCATCATTCAAAATGGACATTTCTGATCTGGACTTCTCTAGCCCAGTGAACAAGACTGAAAAGACCACTGAAAAGTCTTCCAAAGAATTTCTTCTGGGAAAGCAGGAATCAAAAAAAGACAAATTCGccttttcttttgattttaatgA GTTGGATAAGTTTGATCTTGACTCGAAGTTGGTGAAAGGAGAAAAGAAGCTTAGTAAATGCATGGATGATATTGAACCTGACTGTTCTATAAAGCTTGACAAGGGCATAGATTCCAGATGTAATTCAATCATGAATGGAACTAAGATAATAccaaataaagaaaatatggccACTTCAAAACCTGCTCATTTTACCGAGCCTGGCATGGTAGATAATGCTAACCCTTCCATCTCAAATCTTGGGCATTATGATGTCTGTCCTGAAGCACAGACATCTACTGGGAAGCAAACTGTTTTTGGAGAAAAAGAAAATCATATTATTCAGCAGCACATAGAAAAAGCAGATGGAAAATGCCCCATAAAACCAAATTCTGAAAAAGCTCCCCAAGATTTTGCTCTCCTCTCTGTATCTGGTGATGGTTCAACGCAAGCAAAAGTTCATCAAGCTCAAGCAGAATTTGTTACTTTGGTTTCTGCAAAAGAAAATATAGCCAGAGACCAAGAGAGTAGTATGAAATCAGTAGATAGTTCACAATCCAGGAATTCTAGCCCTACGAATTCATATAGCTCAAGATGTTGGATGCCAAAAAGTAAAGCAGAATCACTGAATACTAGTCACAAGTTCCAGAAACATGAAGGGAACCAAAGTGAGGTTTCTGGATCAACCATAACTTGTAGTGAATCAAATCCAGATCGAAAAGACGTCAAAAACTCTTTTGTCTCACAGAAACATGCTCCTGCAATGAAGAATACTGGAGAGAAGCAGGGCCAAAGGTCTAATTTTCTTCGATTACCATCGAATAA GGTTTCCAGATTAGTTCAGTCCCTGTCAACAAAAGAGAAAGGAGCATCTGCTTTACAATTAAGGTCTGTCAACACTTCAAAAGGCAGTCTATCTCAACCAACTACAGCATCAACTCTAAACCATCTTCATGGTTTGCAGAACAAGAAAGTGGAAATTATGCATTTGTATCCTACAAGTATAAAAAG TTTCCAACTTCATCCTTCCCACTTGCATGAGATGACTACTGCAAGTAACTGTGCAAAGAGTGTGTCTCCTAATCTTGTTTCAGGCTATGCACCTTTAAAAGGCTTCAAGAACATCTCCTTTGAAGGGAAAGATATCACTCCAAAAGATGACAAAAAATGTGATATATCTAGCTTGATGACTTCAAG GAGAACAAAAGTAAACAACAGGATTCCAAATTCCATGATGCAGAAAGAAATAAAATCAGTAAGATTTTTGGAGGGAAACTTAACCCCTAAGGTGGCCGACACTGTTATCATAGAGAAACGTGCACTGTTAAGCCCACCTTTAAAGCGCAAGACACTAGAG GAAGCAAAAGCAGATGTAAAGACTTTAAAGCCATTAAAACGTATTATGGACTCTTCTACTGAAAGAAG GAAACCATCAGAAGCATCCCCAAAATTTGACAATGAGTTG GCTCCAGAAACTCAAAAGCTGGAAGCTCCTCACAGCAATGTGTCTGTTGACAATGGAACTCCTCTGAATTGTGTTCCTGAGGTGGGAAGCATGATGGATTTTGAAGTCCATGTACTGATAGAAAATGATGGAAATGTGGAAAAAGCTGAAGCCTCTGTAAAGGAACTTGATGGT ATCTGCAACATGCTCAAAAAGAAGCATGAAGAAGCCAAGGAATTACTAGTTCGTGCTATTGTAAACAACAACGCACTGCTGATGCTGAACCATCCCATGTTCGAGGAGAAGATATCCTTGCATATCTTTGatttatttcctttttttttccttttctcctatttttttaaCCAGAAACTTGTTTACCTTCACTATCAGTACATCCGTGCCCTTTGGAGGTTCGCTAAGAGCCTGCAGTCTGAGTACTGA